From the genome of Desulfobaculum xiamenense, one region includes:
- a CDS encoding HD family phosphohydrolase produces MNAIISLRKKKASQRPAVGKVASSSGERSVLPRLAVAGSTLALLALLLVLLVLSGLAAVDATSGPRLYLVGEIADRDVVADREFLVENAEATRAKRRQASAAQPVVFDLTLDGYETLEKGVYRVFETLNSSPAAELEDVRWRIAEDLNAEIGTTAFQRWRHEDFQNLVLGRVLPWMKKYLERGVVAESAALSRYDSGIMVRDAAGGMETLRTDPAEIADLARLRRDLAAFLKTELKKSLVVRRDIWTLIGPLVGPSLALDPQETAVRKRSVMETIEPVYFHVREGEVIVRQGEAVSEEQHLKLKAMASSVAETYGFGRAIGIFVLASVLVMGLVMSTRSGLCTALRGRDLALVAMVVLLFGCLAKFLSLFEGPLAFSAGAWTRDLLPYALPLAGATGVLALFFPYALCFYVSLILAFMCTWMFGGGLPLFVFYFAGGMFQTFLIKQTHTRYELLRSVLPLLGGLFMAWSGVAIVELRGLPAMAMGAVYVLAGGVVSLLLVLALSPIVEFLIGYTSRFKLMELMNLEQPLLQELMVAAPGTYHHSLVVSNMVEAGARAIGANPLLAKVAALYHDIGKITKPQYFIENQLAREKNKHDKLTPSMSALILISHVKKGVELAHAHKLGVEIADIIQQHHGTTLISFFYHKAKEQAEARGEEDVREEEFRYPGPKPQTKEAGLILLADAIEASSRTLTDPTPSRIKGHIESVIKRIFSDGQLDESELTLKDLHRISEIFHRILTGIFHQRIEYPAGAQPRIDGQAPRADAAPAEAAPREREEERPRTERSERSGDCERVVDMSGHMTPGRDGDATTQLKFNKTRAGGA; encoded by the coding sequence ATGAACGCCATTATCAGTCTAAGAAAGAAAAAAGCTAGCCAGCGCCCCGCGGTGGGCAAGGTCGCTTCCTCTTCGGGGGAGCGCTCGGTCCTGCCGCGCCTTGCCGTTGCCGGTTCGACGCTGGCCCTGCTTGCATTGCTGCTCGTGCTGCTCGTGTTGAGCGGGCTTGCCGCCGTGGACGCGACCTCCGGGCCGCGCCTGTATCTCGTCGGCGAGATCGCCGATCGCGATGTCGTGGCCGACCGGGAATTCCTCGTGGAGAACGCGGAGGCCACTCGCGCCAAGCGTCGGCAGGCCTCCGCCGCCCAGCCCGTCGTCTTCGACCTCACCCTCGACGGATATGAGACGCTCGAAAAGGGCGTTTATCGCGTTTTCGAGACGCTCAACAGTTCCCCGGCCGCCGAGCTGGAGGACGTGCGCTGGCGCATCGCCGAGGACCTCAACGCCGAAATCGGCACCACGGCCTTCCAGCGCTGGCGGCACGAGGACTTCCAAAACCTCGTCCTCGGGCGCGTTTTGCCGTGGATGAAGAAGTACCTCGAACGCGGCGTGGTGGCGGAATCCGCCGCCCTGTCGCGCTACGATTCCGGCATCATGGTCCGTGACGCCGCTGGTGGCATGGAGACCCTGCGCACCGATCCCGCCGAAATCGCCGACCTCGCGCGCCTGCGCCGCGACCTCGCCGCGTTCCTCAAGACGGAACTCAAGAAGTCGCTCGTGGTTCGGCGCGACATCTGGACCCTTATCGGTCCGCTGGTCGGCCCGAGCCTCGCCCTCGATCCGCAGGAAACCGCGGTCCGCAAGCGTAGCGTCATGGAGACCATCGAACCGGTGTATTTCCATGTGCGCGAAGGTGAGGTCATCGTCCGACAGGGCGAGGCCGTGAGCGAGGAACAGCATTTGAAGCTCAAGGCCATGGCCTCCTCGGTTGCGGAAACCTATGGTTTCGGACGCGCAATAGGCATTTTCGTGCTGGCTTCCGTGCTGGTGATGGGGCTGGTGATGTCCACCCGTTCCGGGCTGTGCACGGCGCTTCGCGGACGTGATCTCGCGCTTGTGGCGATGGTTGTGCTGCTGTTCGGCTGTCTGGCGAAGTTCCTTTCGCTGTTCGAGGGGCCGCTGGCCTTCTCCGCCGGGGCGTGGACGCGCGACCTGTTGCCCTACGCTCTGCCGCTGGCCGGGGCCACGGGCGTGCTGGCGCTGTTCTTCCCCTATGCGCTGTGCTTCTACGTCTCGCTCATTCTGGCCTTCATGTGCACGTGGATGTTCGGGGGCGGACTGCCCCTGTTCGTGTTCTATTTCGCCGGGGGCATGTTCCAGACCTTCCTCATCAAGCAGACGCACACGCGCTACGAGCTGTTGCGCAGTGTGCTGCCGCTGCTTGGCGGGCTGTTCATGGCGTGGTCCGGCGTGGCTATTGTGGAGTTGCGGGGCCTGCCCGCCATGGCCATGGGCGCGGTCTATGTGCTGGCCGGTGGCGTTGTCTCGTTGCTTTTGGTGCTGGCCCTGTCGCCCATCGTGGAGTTCCTCATCGGCTACACGTCGCGCTTCAAGCTCATGGAGCTGATGAATCTCGAACAGCCGCTTCTGCAGGAACTCATGGTCGCCGCTCCGGGCACGTATCATCATTCCCTCGTCGTTTCGAACATGGTGGAGGCCGGTGCTCGGGCCATTGGCGCGAATCCGTTGCTGGCCAAGGTCGCGGCGCTGTACCACGACATCGGAAAGATCACCAAGCCGCAGTACTTCATCGAGAATCAGCTTGCCCGCGAGAAGAACAAGCACGACAAGCTGACGCCCTCCATGAGCGCGCTCATTCTCATCTCCCACGTCAAGAAGGGCGTGGAGCTGGCGCACGCGCACAAGCTCGGCGTCGAGATCGCGGACATCATCCAGCAGCATCACGGCACCACGCTCATTTCCTTCTTCTACCACAAGGCCAAGGAACAGGCCGAGGCCCGTGGCGAGGAGGACGTGCGCGAGGAGGAATTCCGCTATCCCGGTCCCAAGCCGCAGACCAAGGAGGCCGGTCTCATCCTGCTGGCCGACGCCATTGAGGCGTCTAGCCGCACGCTGACCGATCCCACGCCGTCGCGCATCAAGGGCCATATCGAGTCGGTCATCAAGCGCATCTTCTCCGATGGGCAGCTTGACGAGTCCGAACTCACGCTGAAGGATCTGCATCGCATCAGCGAGATATTCCACCGCATCCTGACGGGTATCTTCCATCAGCGCATCGAGTACCCGGCCGGAGCGCAGCCGCGCATAGACGGTCAGGCTCCCCGCGCCGATGCCGCGCCCGCCGAGGCCGCCCCTCGCGAACGCGAGGAGGAGCGCCCCCGCACGGAACGCTCCGAACGCTCTGGCGATTGTGAGCGCGTGGTGGATATGTCCGGCCATATGACGCCCGGCCGTGACGGCGATGCGACAACGCAACTCAAATTCAACAAGACGAGGGCAGGCGGAGCATGA
- a CDS encoding PhoH family protein, which translates to MPKDKSVEKVLEFEDPVLARELFGAQDANLAAVAAKSGVRVESRGTRVMLRGEDAQSVSFAANALIQLYDHLRAGHKLFPRDVDCALGILDRKPSAQLRDVFENEVFAVTPRKRISPRTLNQRDYLQAIRERDLIFGIGPAGTGKTYLAVAMAVSSYLRRETKRIVLTRPAVEAGEKLGFLPGDLVEKINPYLRPLYDALHDLLDYGKVQEMIEEGIIEIAPLAFMRGRTLNDAFIILDEAQNTTPEQMKMFLTRLGFGSRAVVTGDVTQIDLPGGIESGLVNAARCLADVEGISFVRFNEGDVIRHPLVGRIVQAYERHYQSKKEKS; encoded by the coding sequence ATGCCGAAGGATAAAAGCGTCGAGAAGGTTCTCGAATTCGAAGATCCCGTGCTTGCGCGCGAACTATTCGGCGCGCAGGACGCCAATCTCGCGGCCGTGGCCGCCAAGAGCGGCGTGCGTGTGGAATCGCGAGGGACCCGCGTGATGCTGCGTGGAGAGGACGCCCAGAGCGTGAGCTTCGCGGCCAATGCGCTCATCCAACTCTACGATCACCTGCGCGCGGGGCACAAGCTCTTCCCGCGCGACGTGGACTGCGCCCTCGGGATTCTGGATCGCAAGCCCTCGGCACAACTGCGCGACGTCTTCGAGAACGAGGTCTTCGCCGTCACCCCGCGAAAGCGCATAAGCCCGCGCACTCTGAACCAGCGCGACTATCTGCAGGCCATTCGCGAGCGTGACCTCATCTTCGGCATCGGCCCCGCTGGCACGGGCAAGACGTATCTTGCCGTGGCCATGGCCGTGAGTAGCTACCTGCGCCGGGAAACCAAGCGCATCGTCCTCACGCGTCCGGCCGTGGAGGCTGGCGAGAAGCTTGGCTTCCTGCCCGGCGATCTGGTCGAGAAGATCAATCCCTATCTGCGTCCGCTCTACGACGCCCTGCACGACCTGCTCGACTACGGCAAGGTGCAGGAAATGATCGAGGAGGGCATCATCGAGATAGCCCCGCTCGCCTTCATGCGCGGACGCACCCTCAACGACGCCTTCATCATCCTTGACGAGGCGCAGAACACTACCCCCGAACAGATGAAGATGTTCCTGACCCGGCTGGGCTTCGGCTCGCGCGCCGTGGTCACCGGCGACGTGACCCAGATTGACCTTCCGGGCGGAATCGAGTCCGGTCTGGTCAATGCTGCCCGCTGCCTCGCCGATGTGGAGGGAATTTCCTTCGTCCGCTTCAACGAAGGCGACGTCATCCGTCATCCCCTCGTGGGAAGGATAGTACAGGCCTATGAACGCCATTATCAGTCTAAGAAAGAAAAAAGCTAG
- a CDS encoding NFACT RNA binding domain-containing protein has product MEANFFRCLARELGSTLAGERIERIFNPAPGVWSFKVHSDAGTYLVVRSSRKGGLVFLADEKPANPAVPTNACMWLRKRLEGRRLLDPFADWQGRRIAWALTPGEGAYLLLDMAAEPQLVDELPSGFGDEAPWPDAGQVLDDAQVWRTHPQISPALRRTLMTMPPARAQAVLGALERGGCSHFFVYMSAGETPRGGEALPWRLPPELHAGRTEHVFESALAAAQLLGSTELYPELARLAVAADNERLRAQRRKLSRSLDKLAEEESRMRRFVACGGDGELLRAWMYTFDKSAKRPYVDLPDFEGNERRIDLDPRLSLCANMERLFHLAAKGRRGLAFAATRREALQAELDALDSGAALPLPVAVVERPRRERQQERTRPQGVQVGVFRTSDGFTAYRGRSAKGNHELLSRLASPFDLWFHAAGGPGSHVVLKRDYPEQPVPRSSIIEAAVLAGLKSHYTGAPRAEVMCALVKHVRKSKGLALGQVAVDRVIETILVDLDPQVQERLTLA; this is encoded by the coding sequence ATGGAAGCAAATTTTTTCCGTTGCCTCGCCCGCGAGCTGGGTTCCACCCTCGCTGGCGAACGCATCGAACGTATCTTCAACCCCGCGCCGGGCGTATGGTCCTTCAAGGTCCACTCCGACGCGGGGACTTATCTTGTCGTCAGGTCGTCCCGCAAGGGAGGGCTGGTCTTTCTGGCCGACGAAAAACCCGCCAATCCGGCCGTGCCCACCAATGCGTGCATGTGGCTGCGCAAGCGCCTCGAAGGACGCCGACTGCTCGATCCGTTCGCGGATTGGCAGGGGCGGCGCATCGCGTGGGCGCTGACTCCCGGCGAGGGCGCGTACCTGCTTCTCGACATGGCTGCCGAGCCGCAACTCGTCGATGAACTCCCCTCGGGCTTCGGCGACGAGGCACCATGGCCCGACGCCGGGCAGGTGCTGGACGACGCGCAGGTCTGGCGGACGCATCCGCAGATATCCCCGGCCCTGCGCCGCACGCTCATGACCATGCCGCCCGCTCGGGCGCAGGCCGTGCTTGGCGCGCTGGAGCGCGGCGGTTGCTCACATTTCTTCGTCTACATGTCCGCAGGCGAAACGCCGCGCGGCGGCGAGGCCTTGCCGTGGCGGTTGCCGCCGGAACTCCACGCCGGGCGCACGGAGCATGTCTTCGAGTCCGCACTCGCGGCGGCGCAACTTCTTGGCAGCACCGAACTCTATCCCGAACTGGCCAGACTGGCCGTCGCGGCGGACAACGAACGCCTCCGCGCACAGCGCCGCAAGCTCTCTCGTTCGCTGGACAAGCTGGCGGAGGAGGAGTCGCGCATGCGGCGATTCGTGGCCTGCGGCGGGGATGGCGAGCTCTTGCGTGCGTGGATGTACACGTTTGACAAGAGCGCGAAACGGCCCTACGTGGACCTGCCCGACTTCGAAGGGAACGAGCGCCGCATCGACCTTGATCCACGCCTCTCCCTCTGCGCGAACATGGAACGTCTGTTCCATCTTGCGGCCAAGGGGCGGCGCGGACTAGCCTTTGCTGCAACCCGGCGCGAGGCGTTGCAGGCGGAGCTTGACGCGCTGGATTCTGGCGCGGCGCTGCCGCTTCCCGTAGCGGTCGTGGAGCGTCCGCGTCGCGAGCGACAGCAGGAGCGCACCCGGCCGCAGGGCGTGCAGGTGGGCGTGTTTCGCACATCGGACGGTTTCACCGCGTACCGTGGGCGAAGCGCCAAGGGCAACCACGAGCTGCTTTCGCGGCTCGCCAGCCCCTTCGACCTGTGGTTCCATGCCGCAGGCGGGCCGGGGTCGCATGTCGTGCTCAAGCGCGACTATCCTGAGCAGCCCGTGCCCCGTTCGAGCATTATCGAGGCCGCCGTGCTGGCCGGACTGAAGAGTCACTACACTGGTGCCCCGAGGGCCGAGGTGATGTGCGCGCTGGTCAAGCACGTCCGCAAGAGCAAGGGCCTTGCGCTCGGGCAGGTGGCCGTGGACCGCGTTATCGAGACGATCCTCGTGGACCTTGATCCGCAGGTGCAGGAGCGTCTGACCCTCGCGTGA
- the dksA gene encoding RNA polymerase-binding protein DksA, with protein sequence MDQKDIEMFRTRLNQMLDDILRKGEETIEDMTDSPESYADPADRATAESDRSFTLRLRDRERKLIKKIQAALQRIDNGTFGECESCGEEIGVARLKARPVTTLCIHCKSRQEEEEQVRGD encoded by the coding sequence ATGGATCAGAAAGACATCGAGATGTTCCGCACCCGTCTGAACCAGATGCTTGACGATATACTGCGCAAGGGTGAGGAAACCATCGAGGACATGACGGACAGTCCGGAATCCTATGCGGACCCTGCCGACAGGGCCACCGCGGAGTCCGATCGCTCGTTCACGCTGCGTCTGCGGGACCGTGAACGAAAACTCATCAAGAAAATTCAGGCGGCACTTCAGCGCATCGATAACGGCACGTTCGGCGAGTGCGAAAGCTGCGGCGAGGAAATCGGCGTAGCTCGCCTCAAGGCGAGGCCCGTGACGACGCTGTGCATCCACTGCAAGAGCCGTCAGGAAGAAGAGGAACAGGTGCGCGGGGACTAG
- a CDS encoding Rossmann-like domain-containing protein, which produces MHDIILSRILADASRELDGPVTQTVIGGHMVGVAGGRAGIATRIGSDHGRQPEPTSASLPATLLELAERILAPADDAAHPQARALALAAINALTPPPQEASELPGQQLIAEHGGGKHVVVVGHFPFVERMDREGKVFASLAVLELAPRPGDLPADKAAGVLPQADFVAITGTTLLNGSLGGLLALCRPDAHVMLLGPSVPFSPSLFDMGVRTLAGAVVDDTQHAFADIAAGRPFKAVRGTRSLVWTKP; this is translated from the coding sequence ATGCATGACATTATTCTTTCCCGCATCCTCGCCGACGCATCGCGCGAACTCGACGGACCGGTGACGCAAACCGTCATCGGCGGGCACATGGTGGGCGTGGCCGGAGGCCGGGCTGGCATTGCCACCCGCATCGGCAGCGATCACGGTCGCCAGCCGGAACCCACTTCCGCATCGCTACCCGCGACCCTTCTCGAACTCGCCGAACGCATCCTCGCCCCTGCTGACGACGCGGCGCATCCGCAGGCCCGCGCACTCGCTCTGGCCGCCATCAACGCGCTCACCCCGCCGCCGCAGGAAGCCAGCGAACTGCCCGGCCAGCAACTCATCGCCGAGCATGGCGGCGGCAAACATGTCGTAGTGGTCGGTCACTTTCCATTCGTGGAGCGCATGGACCGCGAGGGCAAGGTCTTCGCCTCCCTCGCCGTGCTAGAGCTCGCCCCGCGCCCCGGAGACCTTCCGGCGGACAAGGCGGCGGGCGTCCTGCCGCAGGCCGACTTCGTGGCCATCACCGGCACGACGCTCCTCAACGGCTCGCTCGGTGGACTGCTTGCCCTATGCAGGCCGGACGCCCACGTGATGCTCCTCGGCCCGAGCGTCCCCTTCTCCCCTTCTTTATTTGATATGGGCGTCAGGACTCTCGCCGGGGCGGTGGTGGACGATACGCAACACGCATTCGCGGACATCGCCGCCGGACGCCCCTTCAAGGCCGTACGGGGGACAAGGAGCCTCGTCTGGACCAAGCCATGA
- a CDS encoding class I SAM-dependent methyltransferase, whose product MSTPLPISLDAPLDELLDCARERYQVHFEPFSAGRHTLELLQISNMTEYVEKISQADTDDDIDLPFWAKVWPASMILSHFVCVLPPRPDAEVLEIGCGVGVCGLFAAATGFRTTLTDTNPDALLFSRINALKNGLEDRVDVRQADFAADRLGKRFDYIVGSEVLYIERLHRGLVKFMLAHIKPVPHAEVIFSKNFSRKSTRFFKLVDEDFLSSERTVGCKASLDNGESEKYLCTIHRFKPRKQVG is encoded by the coding sequence ATGAGCACTCCCCTTCCCATTTCCCTCGACGCGCCCCTCGACGAACTGCTCGACTGTGCGCGAGAACGCTATCAGGTCCATTTCGAACCCTTCAGTGCGGGCCGCCATACGCTCGAACTGCTCCAGATATCGAACATGACCGAATATGTGGAGAAGATCTCGCAGGCGGATACGGACGACGACATCGACCTGCCCTTCTGGGCCAAGGTCTGGCCCGCCAGCATGATCCTGTCCCACTTCGTGTGCGTCCTGCCGCCGCGCCCCGATGCCGAAGTGCTCGAAATCGGTTGCGGCGTTGGCGTGTGCGGCCTGTTCGCCGCCGCGACCGGATTCCGTACCACGCTCACCGACACCAACCCCGACGCGCTGCTCTTCTCGCGCATCAACGCGCTGAAGAACGGTCTCGAAGACCGCGTGGACGTGCGTCAGGCGGATTTCGCGGCTGATCGCCTCGGCAAGCGCTTCGACTACATCGTCGGCTCCGAGGTGCTCTACATCGAGCGCCTGCACCGCGGACTGGTGAAATTCATGCTTGCCCACATCAAGCCCGTCCCCCACGCGGAAGTCATCTTCAGCAAGAACTTCTCCCGCAAATCCACTCGCTTCTTCAAGCTCGTCGACGAGGATTTCCTTTCCTCCGAGCGCACCGTGGGCTGCAAGGCCAGTCTGGACAACGGCGAGAGCGAGAAGTACCTGTGCACGATACATCGCTTCAAACCGCGCAAGCAGGTAGGATGA
- a CDS encoding YcaO-like family protein yields the protein MIEIKSCPKAYSKEQDKACSPTETVARVRERLTSFGSDILAEARRIDTGRLGIPVYMSICGDAARRVMPTRKQMGKGASPIQAEASALMELTERYSFFTFWDDETNFETLTWSEAEAKWPGRLIPVSEIIKSAGDTITEEDAVRVLDLVRWRFYPATNVTLGREEYVPLDWFKKLNEFNGSSAGNTFEESILQGASELVERHVSAVTDRTTPTMPTLDPDSSDDPVLAELVRAFRDNGIRFWLKDMTLGMPAPTVAALAYDPATFPDTSEIVYTAGTAASPAKAAIRALTEVAQLAGDFETEANYEASGLPKYTSLDAISHITDGSVAPLSSLPSITAGDIGRELHNLTEGLSAQGYTLYSVSTMHPTLGIPANYSFVPGFLFRERTEHASLGLFVGRILAEESPLDETAQGLEVLEAVYPGAHFLPFFRALASLRMGDTDGAARLFAAAEPLQPCEDDKGLAAFYQAYALTQSGDFAAAEPHLDRAITHCPEVKEYFNLRGVSRFKRKDFEHAIEDFRAALDLDSGSAMDLANMGMCYKNLGRRDEAIHCLANALKLDQSLDFARVHLDEILGDR from the coding sequence ATGATCGAGATCAAGAGCTGTCCCAAGGCCTATTCGAAAGAGCAGGACAAGGCCTGCTCTCCGACGGAAACCGTGGCCCGCGTGCGCGAGCGCCTCACCAGCTTCGGCTCTGACATCCTCGCCGAAGCCCGCCGCATCGACACCGGCCGCCTCGGCATCCCCGTCTATATGAGCATCTGTGGCGATGCCGCCCGGCGCGTCATGCCCACCCGCAAGCAGATGGGCAAGGGCGCGTCCCCCATACAGGCCGAGGCCTCGGCCCTCATGGAACTCACCGAGCGCTACAGCTTCTTCACCTTCTGGGACGACGAGACCAATTTCGAGACGCTCACATGGTCCGAGGCCGAAGCGAAATGGCCCGGCCGTCTCATCCCCGTTTCCGAGATCATCAAATCCGCCGGTGACACCATCACCGAAGAGGACGCCGTGCGGGTGCTCGATCTGGTGCGCTGGCGCTTCTACCCCGCCACCAACGTCACCCTCGGCCGCGAGGAGTACGTTCCCCTCGACTGGTTCAAGAAGCTCAACGAATTCAATGGCTCTAGCGCGGGCAACACCTTCGAGGAATCCATTCTTCAGGGCGCGTCGGAACTGGTGGAGCGCCACGTCAGCGCAGTGACCGACCGCACGACGCCGACCATGCCAACCCTCGATCCCGACTCGTCGGACGATCCGGTGCTGGCCGAGTTGGTCCGCGCCTTCCGCGACAACGGCATCCGCTTCTGGCTGAAGGACATGACCCTCGGCATGCCCGCGCCCACCGTGGCCGCGCTGGCCTACGACCCCGCCACCTTCCCCGACACCAGCGAAATCGTCTACACGGCGGGCACCGCTGCATCTCCGGCCAAGGCCGCCATCCGCGCCCTGACCGAAGTGGCGCAGCTCGCGGGGGACTTCGAGACCGAGGCCAACTACGAGGCCTCCGGCCTGCCCAAGTACACCAGCCTCGACGCCATCTCGCACATCACCGACGGCAGCGTCGCTCCGCTTTCCTCGCTTCCGAGCATCACCGCTGGCGACATCGGCCGCGAACTGCACAACCTGACAGAAGGCCTCTCCGCGCAGGGCTACACGCTCTACAGCGTGTCCACCATGCATCCCACGCTGGGCATCCCCGCCAACTACAGCTTCGTTCCTGGCTTCCTATTCCGCGAACGCACGGAACACGCCTCGCTTGGGCTGTTCGTTGGCCGCATCCTCGCCGAGGAATCCCCGCTGGACGAAACGGCACAGGGCCTTGAGGTTCTCGAAGCCGTCTACCCCGGCGCGCACTTCCTGCCCTTCTTCCGCGCGCTGGCGAGCCTGCGCATGGGCGACACCGACGGCGCGGCACGCCTCTTCGCGGCCGCGGAACCCCTGCAACCCTGCGAGGACGACAAGGGGCTGGCGGCGTTCTATCAGGCCTACGCCCTGACCCAGTCCGGCGACTTCGCGGCTGCAGAGCCGCATCTGGATCGCGCCATTACCCACTGCCCCGAGGTGAAGGAATACTTCAACCTGCGCGGCGTCAGCCGCTTCAAGCGCAAGGACTTCGAGCACGCCATCGAGGACTTCCGCGCCGCGCTCGACCTCGACAGCGGTTCGGCCATGGACCTCGCGAACATGGGCATGTGCTACAAGAACCTCGGACGCAGGGACGAAGCCATACACTGCCTCGCCAACGCGCTCAAACTGGATCAGAGCCTCGACTTCGCCCGGGTGCATCTTGACGAGATTCTCGGGGACAGGTAA
- a CDS encoding TusE/DsrC/DsvC family sulfur relay protein codes for MATVDYQGKAFDIDEDGFLQRFEDWSPEWVEYVKESEGIKDLTEEHQKVIDFLQDYYKKNGIAPMVRILSKVTGFKLKHIYELFPSGPGKGACKMAGLPKPTGCV; via the coding sequence ATGGCTACTGTTGATTACCAGGGCAAAGCCTTCGACATCGATGAAGACGGTTTCCTTCAGCGCTTCGAAGACTGGTCCCCCGAGTGGGTTGAGTACGTTAAGGAGTCCGAGGGCATCAAGGACCTCACCGAAGAACACCAGAAGGTGATCGACTTCCTGCAGGACTACTACAAGAAGAACGGCATTGCTCCGATGGTGCGCATCCTTTCCAAGGTGACCGGCTTCAAGCTGAAGCACATCTACGAGCTTTTCCCCTCCGGCCCCGGCAAGGGTGCCTGCAAAATGGCAGGCCTGCCCAAGCCCACCGGCTGCGTCTAA